From a region of the Listeria monocytogenes ATCC 19117 genome:
- a CDS encoding YktB family protein yields the protein MTFKGFSKKDFKTMQIPGLEARMSGIQTDIQPKFRAVGEELTTYLSAKLGDEMFLHIARHQRRSVNPPESTWLAICHDKRGYKKHPHFQVGLFDNYLFIWLAFIYENEESAKIANRFLKEKKLLADLPDNFAISPDHTEEKTYPVHDGQLKATLERFRDVKKGEFLVGKIYLPDDSHLSPGKDFIKEAEMVLDELIPLYKASLQ from the coding sequence ATGACTTTTAAAGGATTTAGTAAGAAAGATTTTAAAACAATGCAAATTCCTGGGCTTGAAGCACGTATGAGCGGAATTCAAACGGATATCCAACCAAAATTCAGAGCTGTTGGGGAAGAATTGACTACTTATTTAAGTGCCAAGCTTGGCGATGAAATGTTTTTACATATTGCTCGTCACCAAAGACGTTCAGTTAACCCACCCGAAAGCACTTGGCTGGCCATTTGCCATGATAAACGTGGATATAAAAAGCACCCTCATTTCCAAGTGGGTCTATTCGATAATTATTTATTCATTTGGCTCGCTTTTATTTATGAAAATGAAGAAAGCGCGAAAATCGCCAATCGCTTCTTGAAAGAAAAGAAATTATTGGCTGATTTACCGGATAACTTTGCCATTTCTCCAGATCACACAGAGGAAAAGACGTATCCGGTACACGACGGACAACTAAAGGCCACGCTTGAACGATTCCGTGATGTGAAAAAAGGAGAATTCTTAGTTGGGAAAATTTATCTACCAGATGATAGCCATTTATCCCCAGGGAAAGACTTCATTAAAGAGGCAGAAATGGTCCTTGACGAGCTAATTCCGCTCTATAAGGCTTCCCTTCAATAA